In Oryzias melastigma strain HK-1 linkage group LG16, ASM292280v2, whole genome shotgun sequence, a single genomic region encodes these proteins:
- the LOC112144004 gene encoding C-reactive protein-like — protein MQLLLLLVVLGTVSAGVQDLSGKMFTFPQLTDSAHVRLNPIKLDYNAVTVCHRSVTDIERDHAIFSLATPSQNNGFLTFWKNGNREIQPHIRGARVEYGGWDYTLNKWHSICTTWDSEKGLVQIWVDGIPSIRKFISSGAISGAVKIVLGQDQDTFGGGFDVNQSFAGMITDVHMWDYTLSSCEIQNYMSEMSLTPGNVLNWRALDFEIVGNVLIEDKPVCHPA, from the exons ATGCAGTTGTTGCTTTTACTTGTGGTACTGGGAACAGTATCTGCTGGAGTTCAAG aCCTTTCTGGCAAAATGTTTACCTTCCCACAGTTAACAGACTCAGCTCATGTGAGACTGAACCCAATAAAACTGGACTACAATGCTGTAACTGTCTGTCACAG ATCTGTTACAGACATCGAGAGAGACCACGCCATATTTTCTTTAGCTACACCTTCTCAAAACAATGGCTTCCTGACTTTTTGGAAGAACGGAAACCGAGAGATCCAGCCCCATATCAGAGGTGCAAGGGTTGAATATGGAGGATGGGACTACACGTTAAACAAGTGGCACTCCATCTGCACCACATGGGACTCTGAGAAGGGACTGGTGCAGATCTGGGTTGATGGGATACCTTCAATCAGGAAATTCATCAGCTCTGGAGCCATCAGTGGGGCAGTCAAAATTGTTTTAGGACAG GACCAAGATACTTTTGGTGGAGGGTTTGACGTTAACCAGAGCTTTGCTGGCATGATAACTGATGTCCACATGTGGGACTACACCCTATCTTCATGTGAGATCCAGAACTACATGAGCGAAATGAGCCTCACTCCAGGAAATGTGCTGAACTGGAGGGCGCTTGACTTTGAGATAGTTGGAAATGTGCTGATTGAAGACAAACCTGTTTGTCATCCTGCATAA